From the genome of Miscanthus floridulus cultivar M001 chromosome 10, ASM1932011v1, whole genome shotgun sequence, one region includes:
- the LOC136486053 gene encoding uncharacterized protein → MAAAALLRSVASKMLSRAAAAPTHHRSLVARGLHGGARSGPPATYSLHSNQVQQGTADVVHNQVWYRLVHGRGLHSRTCTSPDLIPSTPPKVLHTTALAKARAGVAYTALFGTLIYLHFWAKPAQEEAIAMFETLYKQRSDLINSLQAIIHAQREMLVKLQNTHVSSVSHQTPSVLASGHVDATDQGTGAIDKLGKEEAVKMMHSQANHVKELEAEIAELKIALDSAPSQGKV, encoded by the exons ATGGCCGCGGCAGCGCTTCTTCGATCTGTTGCGAGCAAGATGCTGTCGCGTGCAGCTGCAGCCCCGACGCATCATCGTTCTCTTGTCGCGCGTGGACTCCATGGCGGCGCTCGCTCAGGGCCTCCTGCTACTTATTCCTTACACAGCAACCAGGTCCAG CAAGGGACGGCGGATGTTGTTCATAACCAGGTGTGGTATCGTCTTGTCCATGGCCGCGGACTTCATAGCCGCACCTGCACCTCCCCTGATCTGATTCCTTCCACGCCGCCAAAG GTTCTTCATACTACTGCACTCGCTAAGGCTAGAGCCGGTGTGGCTTACACTGCACTGTTTGGTACCTTGATTTACTTGCATTTTTGGGCCAAGCCGGCGCAGGAGGAGGCGATAGCCATGTTTGAGACTCTCTATAAGCAAAGGTCGGACCTTATCAATAGCCTCCAAGCCATTATCCATGCACAGCGGGAAATGCTTGTCAAGCTTCAGAATACGCACGTCTCTTCTGTTTCTCATCAAACTCCAAGCGTGCTAGCCTCAG GACATGTTGACGCCACCGACCAGGGAACAGGGGCTATTGACAAGTTGGGCAAAGAAGAAGCCGTGAAGATGATGCATTCCCAGGCAAATCATGTCAAGGAGCTCGAAGCTGAAATCGCCGAGCTCAAAATTGCATTGGATTCAGCTCCTTCTCAAGGAAAGGTGTAG
- the LOC136487352 gene encoding protein ALP1-like: MAFGKSLLQRELEDFSSDDDDCLIMSAAAIVETYSNKKGRHGGSVLGHKVIYRDREGGHQRMFQDYLADDPTYGPDLFRRRYRMSRDLFVRIINAVESYDDYFVQKRSAANVLGLSCFQKVTAAFRMLTYGVPADATDEYVRIGESTAIESLRRFVAAVVDLFEEEYLRYPNEADTTRLLALGEQNGFPGMLGSIDCMHWAWKNCPVEWQGQYKGHMEEPTIILEAVASNDLWIWHAFFGMPGSHNDINVLHRSPLFAKLAEGRAPKVNYTINGHDYTMGYYLADGIYPSWATLVKSISQPMGNKNKYFAKAQKATRKDVERAFGVLQSRFAIVRGAARLWDTETLGNIMKACVIMHNMIVEDEGVVDPTERFDYGGQKQIGGRGHGPIVRTSAPHSSGIEPLLDADGGAASFVCLRDPMQLQ, encoded by the exons ATGGCGTTTGGCAAATCTCTGTTGCAAAGAGAATTAGAAGATTTCTCATCAGACGATGATGATTGTCTCATTATGTCAGCAGCTGCAATTGTTGAAACATATTCAAATAAAAAAGGAAGACATGGTGGTTCTGTTCTAGGGCATAAAGTTATTTATCGAGATAGAGAAGGCGGGCACCAAAGGATGTTTCAAGATTATTTGGCTGATGATCCGACATATGGCCCAGATTTATTCCGTCGGAG GTATAGGATGAGTCGGGACCTTTTCGTACGCATAATAAATGCTGTAGAATCATACGATGACTACTTTGTCCAAAAAAGAAGTGCAGCCAATGTTCTTGGATTAAGTTGCTTTCAAAAAGTCACAGCAGCATTTCGTATGCTAACATATGGAGTTCCAGCTGATGCTACGGATGAGTATGTTCGCATTGGAGAAAGTACCGCAATTGAGAGCCTACGTAGGTTCGTTGCTGCAGTTGTTGATTTATTTGAAGAAGAATACCTAAGATATCCTAATGAGGCTGACACAACACGCTTACTGGCACTCGGTGAGCAAAATGGTTTTCCTGGTATGTTAGGGTCCATCGATTGTATGCATTGGGCGTGGAAGAATTGTCCTGTAGAGTGGCAGGGTCAGTACAAGGGGCATATGGAGGAGCCCACTATTATTTTGGAGGCTGTTGCTTCCAACGATCTTTGGATATGGCATGCCTTTTTTGGAATGCCTGGGTCTCAtaatgacatcaatgtgcttcacCGGTCTCCTTTATTTGCTAAGCTggctgagggcagagctcctAAGGTGAATTATACCATAAATGGTCATGATTATACGATGGGTTATTATCTAGCCGATGGTATATACCCATCATGGGCTACTTTAGTGAAGTCCATCTCTCAACCTATGGGGAACAAGAACAAATATTTTGCTAAAGCACAGAAAGCAACGAGGAAGGATGTCGAAAGAGCTTTTGGGGTTCTGCAATCAAGGTTCGCCATTGTTCGAGGAGCAGCTCGTTTATGGGACACGGAGACACTGGGCAACATCATGAAAGCTTGTGTCATTATGCACAATATGATTGTCGAGGATGAGGGAGTCGTTGACCCTACTGAGCGGTTCGATTACGGTGGCCAAAAGCAGATCGGAGGGAGAGGCCACGGACCGATCGTACGTACCTCAGCACCTCACAGTAGCGGCATCGAACCTCTTTTGGATGCCGACGGAGGAGCGGCTTCCTTCGTATGTCTCCGAGATCCGATGCAACTGCAATGA
- the LOC136486054 gene encoding clathrin heavy chain 1-like, which translates to MYKDCMETCSQSGDRELSEDLLVYFIEQGKKECFASCLFICYDLIRPDVALELAWMNNMLDFAFPYLLQFIREYTSKVDDLVKDKIESQKGERAKEKEEKDLVAQQNMYAQLLPLALPAPPMPGMGGPPPPMGGMGMPPMGPGPMPAFGMPPMGSY; encoded by the exons ATGTACAAGGATTGCATGGAGACATGCTCACAATCTGGTGACCGTGAACTGTCAGAGGACTTGCTTGTCTATTTCATTGAGCAG GGTAAGAAAGAATGCTTTGCTTCCTGCCTCTTCATTTGCTACGACTTGATCCGGCCGGATGTCGCTCTTGAGCTTGCATGGATGAACAACATGTTGGACTTTGCCTTCCCATACCTGTTGCAG TTCATCCGTGAATACACTAGCAAGGTGGATGATTTAGTGAAGGACAAAATTGAGTCGCAGAAGGGAGAAAGAGCCaaagagaaggaggagaaagatCTTGTGGCTCAGCAG AACATGTATGCGCAACTGCTTCCTCTTGCTTTGCCTGCTCCGCCAATGCCTGGCATGGGTGGTCCTCCACCTCCGATGGGCGGAATGGGTATGCCGCCGATGGGCCCAGGTCCGATGCCAGCATTCGGGATGCCACCAATGGGAAGCTACTAA